A part of Dreissena polymorpha isolate Duluth1 chromosome 13, UMN_Dpol_1.0, whole genome shotgun sequence genomic DNA contains:
- the LOC127855923 gene encoding uncharacterized protein LOC127855923, giving the protein MAVPTKNDPPMLAAIRKSLFGQGTIGEEGENGEVSVYNVEFEAEELQGLEDDFGEMNCSVGGESDEGSPVKTPTNSTPRAARYNKVAAGAVGSSVEEIVLDSIYLRPGTTGEEQSQRKLPYLSKVSLFDGGSGSGSEVDTEDELEQARKAQGMRHEAAGQAWQQGTSRPGLVGEDNRFPITQRQSAEGDVVNSPVPGDGGGGGDGTSGSDSEDTGSSRRPNRNAQNFHGNRQMSTLHGNQGQRIRPMGDDLLSDLRFSRFPSFNGSQKEVDSRLSLRYLTPISPVEDSQTAASFDVDEILGAEHEFDPGNRLEASGFNADDASALGLKVTQGSNPFVQKSSSFGCFGLGLGQGLEEGSLGSDDSAFSVEMMGSFPREDRSAHEVDWSLLQPGRSSSGILGSQEMDRMALGNRTAASGSPDRSSDSPFRQSQLLSRPNMGAYPSTSYTAPSLPTTSRAPSTGHVASQHSSMNTSERGGRTSGSSDTSGPELKKSQENAEFTVSQTSSIAARSDDVFKKPTMPPPKAANFSKSVATPIKAASTDVQDQTLTMDSLTAESPKALDFTLSATLLGFKPNLNPGSNMDSG; this is encoded by the exons TGCAGTGTCGGTGGGGAAAGTGACGAGGGCAGCCCGGTGAAGACTCCCACTAACTCTACACCGAGGGCTGCGAGGTACAACAAGGTGGCTGCTGGTGCTGTAGGGTCCTCAG TCGAGGAGATTGTGCTGGACTCCATTTACCTGCGGCCTGGTACAACGGGGGAAGAGCAGTCTCAGAGGAAGCTCCCCTACCTGAGCAAAGTCAGCCTCTTTGACG GTGGTAGTGGAAGTGGCAGTGAAGTAGACACAGAGGACGAGCTAGAACAGGCCAGAAAG GCTCAGGGAATGAGACATGAGGCAGCCGGTCAGGCCTGGCAACAGGGCACATCTAGACCAG GTTTGGTAGGGGAAGATAATCGGTTTCCAATAACCCAACGCCAGTCTGCGGAAGGTGACGTAGTTAACTCCCCTGTGCCTGGAgatgggggtgggggtggtgaTGGAACCAGTGGATCTGATAG tgAGGACACTGGTAGTTCTCGTCGACCAAACCGGAATGCCCAGAATTTTCATGGCAACAGACAAATGTCCACATTACATGGCAACCAG GGTCAGAGAATACGCCCTATGGGAGATGATTTACTCTCTGATCTCAGATTCAGTAGATTTCCT AGTTTCAATGGGTCGCAGAAAGAGGTGGACAGTCGCCTCAGTTTGCGCTACCTGACCCCCATAAGCCCCGTTGAGGACTCTCAGACAGCCGCAAGCTTTGACGTGGATGAGATCCTAGGGGCCGAACACGAGTTCGACCCTGGGAACAGGCTCGAGGCCTCAGGCTTCAATGCCGATGATGCATCTGCTCTG GGTCTCAAGGTCACCCAAGGGTCGAATCCATTTGTCCAGAAGTCCAGCTCATTTGGCTGCTTTGGTCTTGGGTTGGGGCAGGGCCTGGAGGAGGGGTCCCTGGGAAGTGATGACTCTGCCTTTAGTGTGGAGATGATGGGATCCTTTCCCCGCGAGGACAGGTCTGCTCACG AAGTTGACTGGAGCCTCTTGCAGCCAGGCAGATCCAGTTCAGGCATTCTGGGCAGCCAGGAGATGGACAGAATGGCACTGGGAAACAGAACTGCTGCATCTGGGAGTCCTGACAG GAGCAGTGATAGCCCATTCCGTCAGTCACAGCTGTTATCCCGGCCCAACATGGGCGCCTACCCGTCTACGAGTTACACTGCTCCATCCCTCCCCACGACCTCTAGGGCGCCCTCAACAGGGCATGTGGCTAGTCAACACTCCAGTATGAATACTTCTGAGAGAGGGGGCAGGACTAGTGGAAGTAGTGACACATCGGGTCCAGAGTTGAAGAAGAGCCAGGAAAATG CTGAATTTACAGTTTCCCAGACATCAAGTATTGCTGCCCGCTCAGATGATGTGTTTAAGAAGCCAACCATGCCCCCACCTAAGGCTGCAAACTTCTCAAAATCTGTGG CTACTCCCATAAAGGCTGCCAGTACCGATGTACAAGATCAGACACTGACCATGGACTCATTGACCGCTGAGTCTCCTAAGGCCCTTGATTTTACCCTGTCCGCTACACTGCTGGGATTCAAACCTAATCTGAATCCAGGGTCAAACATGGattccggttaa